One region of Thiomonas intermedia genomic DNA includes:
- the icd gene encoding NADP-dependent isocitrate dehydrogenase, with the protein MDQHIRVPAGEKITVNPDFSLNVPDHPIIPYIEGDGTGFDITPVMIKVVDAAVEKAYGGKRKIAWMEIFAGEKATRVYGPDVWLPEITLQILRDYVVSIKGPLTTPVGGGIRSLNVALRQELDLYVCLRPVRYFQGVPSPLKQPEKTDMVIFRENSEDIYAGIEWAAESEGAKKVIHFLINEMGVKKIRFPQTSGIGIKPVSREGTERLVRKAMQYAIDNDRKSVTLVHKGNIMKFTEGAFRDWGYALAAKEFGAQLLDGGPWMTFKNPRTGRDIVVKDMIADAFLQQILLRPDEYDVIATLNLNGDYVSDALAAQVGGIGIAPGANLSDSVAMFEATHGTAPKYAGKDYVNPGSEILSAEMMLRHMGWVEAADRIIASMEKSILSKQVTYDFARLLPGATQVSCSGFGQVMIDHM; encoded by the coding sequence ATGGATCAACACATCCGCGTGCCTGCCGGCGAAAAGATCACGGTCAACCCGGACTTTTCGCTCAACGTTCCCGACCATCCCATCATTCCCTACATCGAGGGTGACGGTACGGGTTTCGACATCACCCCGGTGATGATCAAGGTGGTGGACGCGGCGGTTGAGAAGGCCTATGGCGGCAAGCGCAAGATCGCCTGGATGGAAATTTTCGCCGGCGAGAAGGCGACCCGGGTGTACGGCCCCGACGTGTGGCTCCCCGAGATCACCCTGCAGATCCTGCGCGACTATGTCGTCTCCATCAAGGGCCCGCTGACCACGCCGGTGGGCGGCGGCATTCGCTCGCTCAACGTGGCGCTGCGGCAGGAACTCGACCTCTACGTCTGCCTGCGCCCGGTGCGTTATTTCCAGGGCGTGCCCTCGCCGCTGAAACAGCCGGAGAAGACCGATATGGTCATCTTCCGCGAGAACTCCGAAGACATCTACGCCGGCATCGAATGGGCCGCCGAATCGGAAGGTGCGAAGAAGGTCATCCATTTCCTCATCAACGAAATGGGCGTGAAGAAGATCCGCTTTCCCCAGACCTCGGGCATCGGCATCAAGCCGGTGTCGCGCGAGGGCACCGAGCGCCTGGTGCGCAAGGCCATGCAGTACGCCATCGACAATGACCGCAAGTCAGTCACGCTGGTGCACAAGGGCAACATCATGAAGTTCACCGAGGGCGCCTTCCGCGACTGGGGTTATGCCCTGGCGGCCAAGGAGTTCGGCGCCCAGTTGCTCGATGGCGGCCCATGGATGACGTTCAAGAACCCGCGCACCGGCCGAGACATCGTGGTCAAGGACATGATCGCCGACGCCTTCCTGCAGCAGATTCTGCTGCGGCCCGACGAATACGACGTGATCGCCACGCTCAACCTCAACGGCGACTATGTCTCCGACGCGCTGGCGGCCCAGGTGGGCGGCATCGGCATTGCGCCCGGTGCCAACCTGTCGGACAGTGTGGCGATGTTCGAGGCCACCCACGGCACCGCGCCGAAGTACGCCGGGAAAGACTATGTGAACCCCGGCTCGGAAATTCTCTCCGCCGAAATGATGCTGCGTCACATGGGCTGGGTGGAGGCGGCCGACCGCATCATCGCCAGCATGGAAAAATCCATCCTGTCCAAACAGGTGACCTACGACTTCGCCCGTCTGCTGCCCGGCGCCACGCAGGTGAGCTGCTCCGGCTTCGGGCAGGTGATGATCGACCACATGTGA
- a CDS encoding EAL domain-containing protein — protein MPESADLPQQRAARPHRLLGRLSTWNALVLTLVLLVLLIATLEWREYRRAQDDLQLRAHTAATLYAGRLASRLDAQFAALRFLASTLRENVAEAPPEPNPQISQTLREFLRLSPGLLSVAVLSPTGSAVIDSSGAIPKSAALTAADFTPLWGQANAALGIASQGASDTVSLRYRETDAADRPIFLLSAQYRTAALLGSTNDFSPPWTLSTVNPRDDRSLGYWKAGDVFLDGPKGTGQSQKMAQEEVRGYPLRVIAALPPGYVTTSWMNASLKRWGIEALLLISIAALLLLVRRNRRQNEQQRRNMLAAAERDPLTGLFNREGFEAQAVALSENLPPSRQLAVIVLDLYRFSEINTRWGRVTGDSVLLQMAERLRKLPEVKVLARVGADAFALIYHDIALENVQARMETVIRSVTSPFLLQQDFRRKITASVGCALFPEDTAQPEALLGLAEAALFTRTERENTVRVTEIDAYGPSSAVLLAWAERFLARRAASMAETFYKQIALDPQNAHILGLLNPEEFALLKGRQAHYLRQFTSPSLTAETHRKRALHLGEVHALVGVSTRALISANSAHYRSLVDLSKRIPGRLSQQQFLNRVLYLRLENDLSLQAEAALALQLRLQKQVRELSQTLHATRQWTDVMDRILEHLEKWPFIAGCAIYSQNVAGEFVIEAQSTGHGDLSASWLSSTPEADPLPAANILEAAWLNNDVASLPTLRNAGLARSAAAVPLLDAQSHAHALLVLYGRLPNQFETPWMRDLLGSVRGVFTESLQRLRTEPSQHLSADERAQWRARLFSGGLQMYMQPIINLKHGRCTKVEALARLQLEDGRIIGPGAFLPALSEQELNRLFIEGLQQAIAALAKWDAMGFELDLSFNLPPSSLRHPDCVRWIRAALAPYTLAPQRLTFELLENEEIGDITRYTEAIFDLHALGVRLAMDDLGSGYSSLLRLRNLPFDLIKIDQGLLYEADKAPHRTISLVGSLIKMAHSMDLQIAMEGLQNADLVETARLLGTDLAQGYALAQPMPAADIPGWIARFLRLPDQEAPRTVMGVMATHWLWEQGVQDRFSPDPANAHLQCSLGQFLARRGLANSEAAALHRQMHQTAQKQGTGNMAYQQVRNRFYELFTAEALQNVAPPA, from the coding sequence ATGCCCGAATCTGCTGATTTGCCGCAACAACGCGCCGCGCGCCCGCATCGGCTGCTGGGGCGGCTGAGTACGTGGAACGCCCTGGTCCTGACGCTGGTGTTGCTGGTGCTGCTGATCGCGACATTGGAGTGGCGTGAATACCGGCGCGCGCAGGACGATCTTCAGCTTCGCGCGCACACGGCGGCCACGCTCTACGCCGGACGGCTGGCCAGCCGTCTCGATGCGCAGTTTGCCGCGCTGCGGTTTCTGGCCAGCACGCTGCGCGAAAACGTTGCAGAAGCCCCGCCCGAGCCGAATCCGCAGATTTCGCAGACCCTGAGGGAATTCCTGCGCCTGAGTCCGGGCTTGCTGTCGGTGGCCGTGCTTTCACCCACCGGCAGTGCGGTCATCGATTCTTCCGGAGCGATACCCAAATCCGCGGCCTTGACCGCCGCGGATTTCACCCCGCTCTGGGGCCAGGCGAATGCGGCGCTGGGCATCGCCAGCCAGGGCGCCTCCGATACCGTGAGTCTGCGATACCGGGAGACCGATGCCGCGGACCGGCCGATCTTTCTGCTCAGCGCCCAATACCGGACCGCCGCCCTGCTGGGCTCGACCAACGACTTCTCGCCGCCGTGGACCCTGAGCACGGTCAATCCGCGCGATGACCGAAGCCTCGGCTACTGGAAGGCGGGAGACGTGTTCCTGGACGGCCCAAAAGGCACAGGGCAAAGCCAAAAAATGGCGCAGGAAGAGGTGCGCGGCTACCCACTGCGGGTGATTGCCGCGCTGCCCCCGGGCTATGTCACGACAAGCTGGATGAACGCCAGCCTCAAGCGCTGGGGCATCGAGGCGCTGTTGCTCATCAGCATCGCGGCTCTGCTCTTGCTGGTTCGGCGCAACCGACGACAGAACGAGCAGCAGCGTCGCAACATGCTGGCGGCCGCGGAACGTGATCCGCTCACCGGATTGTTCAATCGCGAGGGTTTTGAGGCCCAGGCTGTGGCCCTGAGCGAGAACCTGCCGCCATCGCGGCAGTTGGCTGTCATCGTGCTCGATCTCTACCGGTTTTCCGAAATCAACACCCGCTGGGGACGCGTCACGGGCGACAGCGTGCTGCTGCAGATGGCCGAGCGCCTGCGCAAGCTGCCGGAGGTCAAGGTTCTCGCGCGCGTCGGCGCGGATGCCTTTGCCCTGATCTATCACGACATTGCGCTGGAAAACGTGCAGGCCCGCATGGAAACGGTGATCCGCTCGGTGACGTCTCCCTTCCTCTTGCAGCAGGACTTCAGACGCAAGATCACGGCCTCGGTGGGCTGCGCCCTGTTCCCGGAGGACACCGCGCAGCCCGAGGCGCTTCTCGGTCTGGCCGAGGCCGCGCTGTTCACCCGCACCGAGCGCGAAAACACCGTCCGCGTCACCGAGATCGACGCCTACGGGCCCAGCAGTGCGGTGCTGCTCGCCTGGGCCGAGCGCTTTCTGGCCCGCCGCGCCGCGTCGATGGCCGAGACTTTCTACAAGCAGATCGCGCTCGACCCGCAGAACGCCCATATTCTCGGCTTGCTCAACCCGGAAGAATTCGCCTTGCTCAAGGGCCGCCAGGCGCACTATCTGCGCCAGTTCACCAGCCCATCGCTGACCGCGGAGACCCACCGCAAGCGCGCCTTGCATCTTGGCGAGGTCCATGCCCTGGTCGGGGTGTCCACCCGGGCCCTGATCAGTGCCAACAGCGCGCACTATCGCTCGCTCGTCGATCTGTCCAAACGCATTCCGGGCCGACTGAGCCAGCAGCAGTTCCTCAACCGGGTGCTCTACCTGCGCCTGGAGAACGATCTCTCCCTTCAAGCCGAGGCGGCGCTTGCACTGCAACTGCGCCTGCAGAAGCAGGTGCGCGAACTGTCGCAGACCCTGCACGCCACACGGCAGTGGACGGACGTGATGGATCGCATTCTCGAGCACCTCGAGAAGTGGCCCTTCATCGCCGGGTGCGCCATCTACTCGCAGAATGTCGCAGGCGAATTCGTGATCGAGGCGCAGAGCACCGGCCATGGCGACCTGAGCGCAAGCTGGCTGTCCTCAACGCCCGAGGCCGACCCCTTGCCCGCGGCAAACATCCTCGAAGCCGCCTGGCTGAACAACGATGTGGCGAGCCTGCCCACGCTGCGCAACGCCGGCCTGGCACGTAGCGCGGCCGCGGTGCCCTTACTCGATGCGCAGTCGCATGCCCACGCTCTGCTTGTCCTTTATGGAAGGCTGCCCAATCAGTTCGAGACGCCCTGGATGCGCGACTTGCTCGGCAGCGTGCGCGGCGTCTTCACCGAATCGCTGCAACGCCTGCGCACCGAGCCTTCGCAGCATCTGAGCGCAGACGAGCGCGCACAGTGGCGCGCACGGCTGTTTTCCGGCGGACTGCAGATGTATATGCAGCCCATCATCAACCTCAAGCATGGCCGTTGCACGAAAGTCGAAGCGCTCGCGCGCCTGCAGCTCGAAGATGGCCGCATCATCGGTCCCGGCGCCTTCCTGCCCGCGCTCAGCGAGCAGGAGCTCAATCGCCTGTTCATCGAAGGTTTGCAGCAGGCCATCGCCGCGCTGGCGAAATGGGATGCGATGGGCTTCGAGCTGGACCTCTCGTTCAACCTTCCGCCCAGCAGCCTGCGCCATCCTGATTGCGTGCGCTGGATTCGCGCGGCCCTCGCGCCCTACACGCTGGCGCCCCAGCGTCTGACCTTCGAGCTGCTGGAAAACGAAGAGATCGGCGACATCACGCGCTACACCGAAGCGATCTTCGATCTGCATGCGCTGGGTGTGCGGCTCGCGATGGACGATCTGGGCTCGGGCTACAGCAGCCTGCTGCGTTTGCGCAATCTGCCCTTCGATCTGATCAAGATCGATCAGGGCCTGCTGTACGAGGCGGACAAGGCGCCGCACCGCACCATCTCGCTGGTGGGATCTCTCATCAAAATGGCGCACAGCATGGATCTGCAAATCGCCATGGAAGGCCTGCAGAACGCCGATCTCGTCGAAACGGCGCGTCTCCTGGGCACCGATCTGGCGCAGGGCTATGCCCTGGCGCAGCCGATGCCGGCTGCTGACATCCCGGGCTGGATCGCCCGTTTCCTGCGCCTGCCCGACCAGGAGGCGCCGAGAACCGTGATGGGCGTGATGGCCACGCACTGGCTTTGGGAGCAAGGCGTGCAGGACCGGTTTTCACCCGATCCCGCAAACGCCCATCTGCAATGCAGCCTCGGGCAGTTTCTCGCCCGCCGTGGGCTCGCCAATTCGGAAGCCGCAGCCCTCCACCGCCAGATGCACCAGACGGCCCAGAAGCAGGGCACCGGGAACATGGCCTACCAGCAGGTGCGCAACCGGTTCTACGAACTGTTCACCGCCGAAGCATTGCAGAACGTCGCGCCCCCCGCCTGA
- the clpS gene encoding ATP-dependent Clp protease adapter ClpS — protein MAAPQSPHPADGGAVVVERQTLRLKPPAMYQVILLNDNFTPMEFVVVVIQHYFNKDRETATQIMLKVHQDGRGVCGVYTRDIAATKVEQVIGAARQAGHPLQCVMEAI, from the coding sequence ATGGCAGCACCCCAATCCCCCCATCCCGCAGACGGCGGCGCCGTCGTTGTGGAGCGTCAGACGCTGCGGCTCAAGCCGCCGGCGATGTATCAGGTCATCCTGCTCAACGACAACTTCACGCCGATGGAATTCGTGGTTGTCGTGATTCAGCACTATTTCAATAAAGACCGCGAAACGGCGACTCAAATCATGTTAAAAGTGCATCAGGACGGTCGCGGCGTATGCGGGGTTTACACCCGCGACATCGCGGCCACCAAAGTGGAACAGGTGATCGGAGCGGCCCGTCAGGCCGGTCACCCTTTGCAGTGTGTGATGGAAGCCATCTAG
- a CDS encoding DUF2845 domain-containing protein yields the protein MSVAAVLISLIIAWFVTKSYLRTRRLAQLIAKHGDSTVAENILKKRFWVGQTADQLKDSLGSPAGIGHKSLKTKKREVWKYNKTGKNRYSLRVTLDDGVVTNFDQKSA from the coding sequence ATGTCAGTTGCCGCCGTCCTGATTTCGCTAATCATCGCTTGGTTTGTCACAAAATCATATTTGCGGACAAGGCGGCTGGCCCAGCTCATTGCAAAACATGGTGACTCTACCGTCGCAGAAAATATTCTGAAAAAAAGATTCTGGGTCGGACAAACTGCCGATCAGCTTAAAGATTCGCTCGGTTCTCCTGCAGGTATTGGCCATAAGTCTCTAAAAACCAAGAAGCGCGAAGTCTGGAAGTACAACAAAACTGGGAAGAACCGATATTCCCTTCGCGTCACGCTCGATGATGGTGTTGTGACCAATTTCGATCAAAAATCTGCCTGA
- a CDS encoding type II toxin-antitoxin system RelE/ParE family toxin — MTIIVLPDAQQDLLALQDYMLDQWGESAWEQAENEIFEQLRRVESGILDGTPIPELAAIGLTNYRNILTSHHKLLYQRLDGTIYLYLAASHRQYYPTLLMNRLLRR, encoded by the coding sequence ATGACCATCATCGTCCTCCCCGATGCGCAGCAAGACCTGCTTGCACTTCAGGACTACATGCTCGACCAATGGGGCGAATCAGCGTGGGAGCAGGCTGAAAATGAAATTTTCGAGCAACTGCGCAGGGTTGAAAGCGGCATTCTGGATGGCACGCCCATTCCAGAACTCGCTGCGATTGGATTGACGAATTATCGGAACATCCTCACATCCCACCATAAACTGCTGTACCAGAGGCTGGATGGAACGATCTATCTCTACCTTGCCGCAAGCCACCGGCAGTATTATCCAACACTTCTGATGAATCGCTTGCTTCGCAGGTGA
- a CDS encoding type II toxin-antitoxin system Phd/YefM family antitoxin: MPSVNHIKSISYLKSHAAQISEDLEMNGNPYVITQNGEASMVIENIKQFQEKESLIAALKIIALGEKDRQEGKGLSVEASRAQLKAARLSRK, from the coding sequence ATGCCATCCGTCAACCACATCAAGTCCATTTCCTATCTGAAAAGCCACGCAGCACAGATTTCGGAAGATCTTGAAATGAATGGCAATCCTTATGTCATCACCCAAAATGGCGAAGCCAGCATGGTGATCGAGAACATCAAGCAATTCCAGGAAAAGGAAAGCCTCATCGCCGCCCTGAAAATCATCGCCCTCGGCGAAAAAGACCGGCAAGAAGGGAAAGGGCTGTCAGTCGAAGCCTCGCGCGCCCAATTGAAAGCTGCCCGCCTAAGCCGCAAATAA
- a CDS encoding LysR family transcriptional regulator, with the protein MELRQLRYFIAIAEQGSFSRAAERLHISQPPLSTQIKALEDEIGARLLERSNRGVALTAAGAAFFEDIRSVLAQLEHAVERVRQSERGEAGTLSIGFVSIADFGILPPTLKSFRARYPQVDVQLHELTTDAQIRELRAAELDLSIGLAPVDEPGLTFTHLLHEPLVLAAPTAHPVLKGSGAVDLHALAKEPFIVPPRSIGPGLYDLTLSLCQAAGFAPRITQHARQMQTVIGLVSCGMGVALVPSSLRHLKRPGVQYRPLLGQPATIELGILQPAQTPNPLRDNFIQALREAAQRLEQT; encoded by the coding sequence ATGGAACTGCGGCAACTCCGGTACTTCATCGCCATTGCGGAACAAGGCAGCTTCTCGCGCGCGGCCGAGCGCCTGCACATCTCGCAACCGCCGCTCTCCACCCAGATCAAGGCGCTCGAAGACGAAATCGGCGCCCGGCTGCTTGAGCGCAGCAACCGCGGAGTGGCGCTTACCGCCGCAGGCGCGGCGTTCTTTGAGGACATCCGCTCCGTCCTCGCCCAGCTCGAACACGCCGTCGAGCGCGTGCGCCAGAGCGAGCGCGGCGAGGCCGGCACCCTGTCCATCGGCTTCGTCTCCATCGCCGACTTCGGCATCCTGCCGCCCACCCTCAAGAGCTTTCGTGCGCGGTATCCGCAGGTGGACGTGCAGCTGCACGAACTCACCACCGACGCCCAGATCCGCGAGCTTCGCGCCGCCGAACTCGACCTGAGCATCGGCCTGGCCCCCGTGGACGAGCCCGGACTGACCTTCACCCACCTGCTCCACGAGCCGTTGGTGCTCGCCGCCCCGACGGCGCACCCCGTGCTGAAAGGCAGCGGCGCCGTCGATCTCCACGCTCTCGCCAAAGAGCCCTTCATCGTGCCGCCTCGCAGCATCGGCCCCGGGCTGTACGACCTCACCCTCAGCCTGTGTCAGGCCGCCGGATTCGCTCCCCGCATCACCCAACACGCCCGGCAGATGCAGACCGTCATCGGCCTGGTTTCCTGCGGCATGGGCGTGGCCCTCGTGCCGTCTTCACTGCGCCACCTCAAGCGCCCCGGCGTGCAGTACCGCCCCCTGCTCGGCCAACCCGCCACCATCGAGCTCGGCATTCTTCAACCGGCCCAGACGCCCAATCCGCTGAGGGACAACTTCATCCAAGCGCTCCGAGAGGCGGCGCAGCGGCTTGAGCAGACATAA
- the ilvD gene encoding dihydroxy-acid dehydratase: MPAYRSRTSTAGRNMAGARALWRATGMQDGDFGKPIIAVANSFTQFVPGHVHLQNLGQLVIEEIERAGGVGKEFNTIAVDDGIAMGHDGMLYSLPSRDIIADSVEYMCNAHTADALVCISNCDKITPGMLMAALRLNIPVIFVSGGPMEAGKTQLAGKVISLDLIDAMVAAADDKVSDDDVQAIERSACPTCGSCSGMFTANSMNCLTEALGLSLPGNGSLVATHADREQLFRRAGRTIVDLARRYYEGNDESVLPRRIACKAAFENAMSLDIAMGGSTNTVLHLLAAAQEGGVDFGMGDIDRLSRKVPTLCKVAPSSHYHLEDVHRAGGVAAILGELDRAKLLDTSVPTVHAPTLAAALDTWDVARQPADDVQTFYRAGPAGVRSTKAFSQSCRYDTLDVDRAAGCIRNLEHAYSADGGLAILFGNLAERGCIVKTAGVDKSILTFSGPAVVLESQDAAVEAILGDQIKPGDVVVIRYEGPRGGPGMQEMLYPTSYLKSKGLGKACALITDGRFSGGTAGLSLGHVSPEAAEGGAIGLVQTGDRIVIDIPNRVVRVDVSDDELARRRAEQDARGWKPAAPRPRKVSQALKAYAKLVTSADKGAVRNVDLLED; encoded by the coding sequence ATGCCCGCCTACCGTTCCCGTACCAGCACTGCCGGCCGCAATATGGCCGGGGCCCGCGCGCTGTGGCGCGCCACCGGCATGCAGGATGGCGACTTCGGCAAGCCCATCATCGCGGTGGCCAATTCGTTCACGCAGTTCGTGCCCGGCCATGTGCACCTGCAGAATCTGGGGCAGCTCGTCATCGAGGAAATCGAGCGCGCCGGCGGCGTGGGCAAGGAGTTCAACACCATCGCGGTGGACGACGGCATCGCCATGGGCCACGACGGCATGCTCTACAGCCTGCCTTCGCGCGACATCATCGCCGACAGCGTGGAGTACATGTGCAACGCGCACACGGCCGATGCGCTGGTGTGCATTTCCAATTGCGACAAGATCACGCCGGGCATGCTGATGGCCGCGCTGCGGCTGAACATTCCGGTGATCTTCGTGTCGGGCGGGCCGATGGAGGCCGGCAAGACGCAGCTGGCCGGCAAGGTGATCTCGCTCGACCTGATCGACGCCATGGTGGCCGCCGCCGACGACAAGGTGTCGGATGACGATGTGCAGGCCATCGAACGCTCGGCCTGCCCGACCTGCGGCTCGTGCTCGGGCATGTTTACCGCCAACTCGATGAACTGTCTCACCGAAGCGCTGGGCCTGTCGCTGCCGGGCAATGGCTCGCTGGTGGCCACGCATGCCGACCGCGAGCAACTGTTCCGCCGCGCCGGGCGCACCATCGTCGATCTGGCCCGCCGTTACTACGAGGGCAACGACGAAAGCGTGCTGCCGCGCCGTATCGCCTGCAAGGCGGCGTTCGAGAACGCGATGTCGCTGGACATCGCCATGGGCGGTTCGACCAACACGGTGCTGCACCTGCTGGCGGCGGCGCAGGAAGGCGGCGTCGATTTCGGCATGGGCGACATCGACCGCCTGTCGCGCAAGGTACCCACGCTGTGCAAGGTGGCGCCGTCGAGTCACTACCACCTCGAAGACGTGCACCGCGCCGGCGGCGTGGCGGCCATTCTGGGCGAGCTCGACCGCGCCAAGCTGCTCGATACCAGCGTGCCGACGGTGCATGCGCCCACGCTGGCCGCCGCGCTCGACACCTGGGACGTGGCGCGCCAGCCCGCCGATGACGTGCAGACGTTCTACCGTGCGGGCCCGGCCGGCGTGCGCAGCACGAAGGCGTTTTCGCAGAGCTGCCGCTACGACACGCTGGACGTCGACCGCGCGGCGGGCTGCATCCGCAATCTCGAACACGCCTACAGCGCTGACGGCGGCCTGGCGATTCTGTTTGGCAATCTGGCCGAGCGCGGCTGCATCGTCAAGACGGCCGGAGTGGACAAGAGCATTCTCACTTTCTCCGGCCCCGCCGTGGTGCTGGAAAGCCAGGACGCGGCCGTTGAAGCCATTCTGGGCGACCAGATCAAGCCGGGCGACGTGGTCGTCATCCGCTACGAGGGCCCGCGCGGCGGCCCCGGCATGCAGGAAATGCTCTACCCCACGAGCTATCTGAAGTCCAAGGGCCTGGGCAAGGCCTGTGCGCTCATCACGGATGGCCGCTTTTCGGGCGGAACGGCGGGGCTGTCGCTCGGCCATGTGTCGCCCGAAGCGGCCGAGGGCGGCGCCATCGGTCTGGTGCAGACGGGCGACCGCATCGTCATCGACATTCCGAACCGCGTGGTGCGCGTGGACGTGAGCGACGACGAACTGGCCCGCCGCCGCGCCGAGCAGGACGCCCGCGGCTGGAAGCCCGCCGCTCCGCGCCCCCGCAAAGTGAGCCAGGCGCTCAAGGCCTATGCCAAGCTGGTGACCAGCGCCGACAAGGGCGCGGTGCGCAACGTCGATCTGCTGGAAGACTGA
- the xdhC gene encoding xanthine dehydrogenase accessory protein XdhC: protein MKREPAPLTLHEGEPAQAPWVRVTLSRVRGSAPREQGASMLVGTTQTRGSIGGGHLEYKAIATARQLRARWANGEAAEPHFENHALGPALGQCCGGHVELRFDPAASGALPVPEPLFHLQLFGAGHVGRALVRALRPLPCTLDWIDEREQEFPPDALAADAGASWPSTLRVLAVDAPEAEIATAPPGAFYLVMTHSHDLDFRLGETILRRSDLAWFGLIGSATKRARFVRRWRERGVSDAALKRLVCPVGIPGIPGKAPEVIAASVAAQLLQIAGQSGGPGG from the coding sequence ATGAAACGCGAACCCGCACCGCTCACCCTGCACGAAGGCGAACCCGCGCAGGCGCCCTGGGTGCGCGTCACCTTGAGCCGCGTGCGCGGCTCGGCGCCCCGCGAACAGGGCGCCAGCATGCTGGTCGGCACCACGCAAACCCGCGGCAGCATCGGCGGCGGACATCTGGAATACAAGGCCATCGCCACCGCGCGGCAACTGCGTGCGCGCTGGGCCAATGGGGAGGCCGCCGAGCCGCATTTTGAGAATCACGCTCTCGGCCCCGCGCTCGGGCAATGCTGCGGCGGTCACGTCGAGCTTCGCTTTGATCCCGCCGCCAGCGGCGCGCTCCCGGTTCCCGAACCGCTGTTCCATCTGCAGCTCTTCGGCGCGGGCCATGTCGGCCGGGCGCTGGTGCGCGCCCTGCGCCCCCTGCCCTGCACCCTCGACTGGATCGATGAACGCGAGCAGGAGTTCCCGCCCGACGCCCTCGCCGCCGACGCTGGTGCCTCATGGCCCTCCACCCTGCGCGTCCTGGCGGTGGACGCCCCGGAAGCCGAAATCGCCACGGCGCCGCCCGGCGCCTTCTATCTGGTCATGACCCACAGCCACGACCTTGACTTCCGACTCGGCGAAACCATCCTGCGGAGAAGCGACCTCGCCTGGTTCGGCCTCATCGGCTCGGCCACCAAGCGCGCCCGCTTTGTGCGCCGCTGGCGCGAACGCGGCGTTTCCGACGCGGCGCTGAAGCGGCTGGTCTGCCCGGTGGGCATCCCCGGCATTCCCGGCAAGGCGCCCGAAGTGATCGCCGCTTCGGTGGCGGCGCAGTTGCTTCAAATCGCCGGACAGAGCGGCGGACCGGGAGGCTGA